From Natator depressus isolate rNatDep1 chromosome 7, rNatDep2.hap1, whole genome shotgun sequence, the proteins below share one genomic window:
- the CHST13 gene encoding carbohydrate sulfotransferase 13 isoform X1, whose amino-acid sequence MRKSRVQRMVLATCLGSFLLVIFYFQSSLNPAAEDRILGTSWHGKSGRSPLQALYDSDQFEQSSLQATHQQRRDLLSSVCSRYTRKRRLLTRDDLRHLVVDDVHGLLYCYVPKVACTNWKRVMMVLTGQGKYRDPLEIPANEAHVSSNLRTLSEYSTPEINHRLRNYLKFIFVREPFERLVSAYRNKFTRRYNTAFHKRYGTKIIRRHRQEPSNEALERGDDVRFQEFVYYLLDPRTQVEEPFNEHWERVHSLCHPCIIHYDVVGKYETLAEDANYVLQLVGADASVKFPSSSKTTRTTDDMTAQFFEDISPFYQRRLFNLYKMDYLLFNYSIPSYLRLR is encoded by the exons CTGCGGAGGATAGGATTCTGGGGACCAGCTGGCACGGGAAGTCAGGCCGAAGTCCACTCCAGGCACTTTACGACAGTGACCAG TTCGAGCAGTCATCACTGCAGGCCACTCACCAGCAGAGGCGGGACCTGCTGAGCAGCGTTTGCAGTCGCTACACCCGGAAACGGCGCCTCCTGACGCGCGATGATCTTCGCCACCTGGTGGTGGATGACGTGCATGGGCTGCTCTACTGCTACGTGCCCAAGGTGGCCTGCACCAACTGGAAGCGAGTCATGATGGTTCTGACTGGACAGGGCAAGTACCGGGACCCTCTGGAAATCCCAGCCAATGAGGCCCATGTCTCGTCCAACCTGCGCACCCTCTCCGAGTACAGCACTCCCGAGATCAACCATCGCCTGCGCAACTACCTCAAGTTCATCTTTGTGCGGGAACCCTTCGAGCGCCTGGTCTCGGCCTACCGCAACAAGTTCACCCGCCGCTACAACACGGCCTTCCACAAGCGCTACGGCACCAAGATCATCCGTCGGCACCGGCAGGAGCCCAGCAACGAGGCCCTGGAGCGTGGCGATGATGTGCGCTTCCAGGAGTTCGTCTACTACCTGCTGGACCCACGCACACAAGTTGAGGAGCCCTTCAACGAGCACTGGGAGCGGGTGCACTCGCTCTGCCACCCCTGCATCATTCACTACGATGTGGTGGGCAAGTACGAGACACTGGCCGAGGACGCCAACTACGTCCTGCAGCTGGTAGGGGCCGATGCCAGTGTTAAGTTCCCCTCTTCCTCCAAGACCACCAGGACCACAGACGACATGACAGCCCAGTTCTTCGAGGACATCAGCCCCTTCTACCAAAGGAGACTCTttaatttatacaaaatggatTACTTGCTCTTCAACTACTCCATCCCGTCATACTTGCGCCTCCGATGA
- the CHST13 gene encoding carbohydrate sulfotransferase 13 isoform X2, with protein MLTARVYMFWFRAAEDRILGTSWHGKSGRSPLQALYDSDQFEQSSLQATHQQRRDLLSSVCSRYTRKRRLLTRDDLRHLVVDDVHGLLYCYVPKVACTNWKRVMMVLTGQGKYRDPLEIPANEAHVSSNLRTLSEYSTPEINHRLRNYLKFIFVREPFERLVSAYRNKFTRRYNTAFHKRYGTKIIRRHRQEPSNEALERGDDVRFQEFVYYLLDPRTQVEEPFNEHWERVHSLCHPCIIHYDVVGKYETLAEDANYVLQLVGADASVKFPSSSKTTRTTDDMTAQFFEDISPFYQRRLFNLYKMDYLLFNYSIPSYLRLR; from the exons ATGTTGACAGCAAGGGTTTATATGTTCTGGTTCAGAG CTGCGGAGGATAGGATTCTGGGGACCAGCTGGCACGGGAAGTCAGGCCGAAGTCCACTCCAGGCACTTTACGACAGTGACCAG TTCGAGCAGTCATCACTGCAGGCCACTCACCAGCAGAGGCGGGACCTGCTGAGCAGCGTTTGCAGTCGCTACACCCGGAAACGGCGCCTCCTGACGCGCGATGATCTTCGCCACCTGGTGGTGGATGACGTGCATGGGCTGCTCTACTGCTACGTGCCCAAGGTGGCCTGCACCAACTGGAAGCGAGTCATGATGGTTCTGACTGGACAGGGCAAGTACCGGGACCCTCTGGAAATCCCAGCCAATGAGGCCCATGTCTCGTCCAACCTGCGCACCCTCTCCGAGTACAGCACTCCCGAGATCAACCATCGCCTGCGCAACTACCTCAAGTTCATCTTTGTGCGGGAACCCTTCGAGCGCCTGGTCTCGGCCTACCGCAACAAGTTCACCCGCCGCTACAACACGGCCTTCCACAAGCGCTACGGCACCAAGATCATCCGTCGGCACCGGCAGGAGCCCAGCAACGAGGCCCTGGAGCGTGGCGATGATGTGCGCTTCCAGGAGTTCGTCTACTACCTGCTGGACCCACGCACACAAGTTGAGGAGCCCTTCAACGAGCACTGGGAGCGGGTGCACTCGCTCTGCCACCCCTGCATCATTCACTACGATGTGGTGGGCAAGTACGAGACACTGGCCGAGGACGCCAACTACGTCCTGCAGCTGGTAGGGGCCGATGCCAGTGTTAAGTTCCCCTCTTCCTCCAAGACCACCAGGACCACAGACGACATGACAGCCCAGTTCTTCGAGGACATCAGCCCCTTCTACCAAAGGAGACTCTttaatttatacaaaatggatTACTTGCTCTTCAACTACTCCATCCCGTCATACTTGCGCCTCCGATGA